One segment of Accipiter gentilis chromosome 26, bAccGen1.1, whole genome shotgun sequence DNA contains the following:
- the HAND1 gene encoding heart- and neural crest derivatives-expressed protein 1, whose protein sequence is MNLVGGYQQHHHHHHHHHHPMLHDPFLFGPAARCHQERTYFPGWVLNPAEVSPELAGQSPSYGPAEYGPAGQGRLETLSGRLGRRKGVGGPKKERRRTESINSAFAELRECIPNVPADTKLSKIKTLRLATSYIAYLMEVLAKDSQPGDTEGFKAELKKADGRENKRKRETQPEVYSQPLGHGEKKLKGRTGWPQQVWALELNP, encoded by the exons ATGAACCTGGTGGGGGGCTACCAGCAGCACCaccatcatcaccatcaccatcacCACCCCATGCTGCACGATCCCTTCCTCTTCGGGCCGGCGGCGCGGTGCCACCAGGAGCGCACCTATTTCCCCGGCTGGGTGCTGAACCCGGCCGAGGTGAGCCCGGAGCTCGCCGGGCAAAGTCCTAGCTACGGCCCCGCCGAGTACGGCCCGGCCGGCCAGGGACGGCTGGAGACTCTCAGCGGCCGCCTGGGTCGACGGAAAGGGGTCGGGGGACCCAAGAAGGAGCGGCGGAGGACGGAGAGCATCAACAGCGCTTTCGCCGAGCTCCGCGAGTGCATCCCCAACGTGCCCGCCGACACCAAACTCTCCAAGATCAAGACCCTGCGCCTGGCCACCAGCTACATCGCCTACCTGATGGAGGTGCTGGCCAAGGACAGCCAGCCCGGGGACACCGAGGGCTTCAAAGCCGAGCTCAAGAAGGCCGACGGCAGGGAGAACAAGAGGAAAAGGGAGACG CAGCCCGAGGTCTACTCGCAGCCTTTGGGCCACGGCGAGAAGAAGCTGAAGGGCCGGACGGGTTGGCCCCAGCAGGTCTGGGCTCTGGAACTGAACCCCTGA